In Centropristis striata isolate RG_2023a ecotype Rhode Island chromosome 1, C.striata_1.0, whole genome shotgun sequence, one DNA window encodes the following:
- the si:ch73-109d9.3 gene encoding zinc finger protein 354B encodes MMADLDTLIVTFQTQLSDVMETVVKTAMYEVTRLVEDGFLEEVQRRNREVETLRRQLQRAERKLSEHKGAKSGRCVDCAKEDVELCCEAAGERPREQQDDMFGSCVKEEGECVDRWALSHKQEVIPESTQAPDSPSSTNSPERKSETTDEEDVLPAADVKLEEVNKPSCSSVRWSAPLDGEAGSESCSAADMTEVQQNQTQENSEELLRDVIKQDLQISAPYVFSEDQEETYMATDPSLEGDGAWADLTVTTAGLLQNNRLATEKECDPAKSRGPLKQTEHELSSCVTADVDTASRDQMSASASPQARPPNSEALGVTIKQEVIVDSDECVESQRKEKKPTKTTASMASFSVKQHRLSSEALKQNHISQKATVQETHMKLHPKAGSGLRLHAAIQHLHRPMKKISHTHSHSTSTTLPVAHSNLNPLTRTPSTSKAAPPPPPPPPPPLSANRTSAPWVSIKTHLTANSHHANPLPHPDSHPHAGPRHLLRCGQCGKCFPHPSNLKAHLQTHTGERPFCCSLCGRSFTKLSNLKAHRRVHTGERPYCCLACGKRFTQKCNLKRHQRIHLDV; translated from the exons ATGATGGCGGACCTGGACACCCTGATTGTCACCTTCCAGACCCAGCTGTCGGATGTGATGGAGACGGTGGTGAAGACAGCCATGTATGAGGTCACCAGGCTGGTGGAGGACGGCTTCTTGGAGGAGGTGCAGCGCAGGAACCGGGAGGTGGAGACCCTGAGGAGGCAGCTGCAGCGGGCCGAGAGGAAACTAAGTGAGCATAAAGGAGCCAAATCTGGTCGGTGTGTTGACTGTGCAAAGGAGGATGTGGAGCTGTGCTGTGAAGCTGCAGGAGAAAGGCCCAGAGAGCAACAGGATG ACATGTTTGGGTCCTGTGTGAAAGAAGAGGGTGAATGTGTGGACAGGTGGGCACTAAGCCACAAACAGGAAGTCATCCCAGAGTCCACACAGGCACCAGACAGTCCTTCATCCACCAACAGCCCTGAGAGGAAATCTGAG ACAACAGATGAAGAAGACGTGTTGCCAGCCGCAGATGTGAAGCTAGAGGAAGTGAATAAGCCGTCTTGCTCTTCTGTACGTTGGAGCGCTCCTCTTGATG GTGAAGCAGGATCTGAATCCTGCAGCGCTGCTGATATGACTGAGGTCCAACAGAACCAGACCCAAGAGAACAGCGAGGAACTGTTGAGGGATGTTATCAAGCAAGACCTGCAGATCTCCGCTCCGTATGTTTTCTCTGAAGACCAGGAGGAAACCTACATGGCTACAGATCCATCTTTAGAGGGGGACGGTGCTTGGGCTGATCTCACTGTCACAACAGCTGGATTACTGCAGAACAACAGACTCGCAACAGAAAAGGAGTGTGATCCAGCGAAAAGCAGAGGACCTCTGAAGCAAACAGAACACGAGCTGTCCAGCTGTGTCACAGCAGATGTGGATACAGCCAGCAGGGATCAGATGTCAGCGTCAGCGTCCCCTCAGGCAAGACCGCCAAACAGCGAGGCGCTGGGTGTGACTATCAAACAGGAAGTTATTGTCGATTCTGATGAGTGCGTGGAGAGTCAGCGTAAAGAAAAGAAACCGACAAAGACTACGGCGTCTATGGCGTCTTTCTCAGTAAAACAGCACAGATTGAGCTCCGAAGCACTTAAACAGAACCATATTTCCCAAAAAGCAACAGTGCAAGAGACTCATATGAAGCTGCATCCCAAAGCGGGTTCAGGTCTCAGGTTGCACGCGGCGATCCAGCACCTCCACCGGCCCATGAAGAAGatctcccacacacactcacacagcacCAGCACAACACTTCCTGTAGCTCACTCAAACCTAAATCCTCTCACCCGAACTCCCTCAACATCCAAagccgctcctcctcctcctcctccccctcctcctcctctctctgctaaCCGAACTAGCGCCCCGTGGGTTAGCATCAAAACACACCTGACTGCAAACTCGCACCACGCCAACCCGTTGCCCCACCCGGACTCCCACCCCCACGCCGGCCCCAGGCACCTCCTGCGCTGCGGCCAGTGTGGGAAGTGTTTCCCCCACCCCAGCAACCTGAAGGCCCACCTGCAGACTCACACGGGCGAGCGGCCGTTCTGCTGCTCGCTCTGCGGCCGCAGCTTCACAAAGCTGAGCAACCTGAAGGCCCACCGGAGGGTTCACACGGGAGAGAGACCCTACTGCTGCTTGGCTTGTGGCAAGCGCTTCACTCAGAAATGTAACCTGAAACGACACCAGAGGATCCATCTGGATGTATGA
- the si:ch73-109d9.2 gene encoding endothelial zinc finger protein induced by tumor necrosis factor alpha, whose translation MSETIVTFQSQLSGVMETVFKAAMYEITRLVEDSFLEEVSRCREQVEALKRRLKWSESRRKEREEDRRRCLDCGRTGEDPNNPRDIEKSLKQESMLQEEDINSSQDTDGETPCHEAEDTRPETNRGMKTTQSPGVQGEKLDRLLKEEALRITPKTNESQERWGVNMDETSTSGLPGPSKRFSDQKLPKCHINWDAGFDQRPESGQGTHSANTSEPLFQNRYGMEDLGGFDKTGYGDSTVIDMGNLDGLQGSPSHLGEDLSYMGHYEGEAAAEGAGHQVYQVGAARNRRGAVGSPVGSPSRTNVDVSGELSCLLINEEGYLQDPSILYPEHVSGDAGGRLNFRGQGIENTEDMYGPSDAYSASLNLGERLQHQVGGRAGRRHSCNQCSMSFPDPASLKAHKQTHKGTGQVPPYSCTQCGKTFTQACNLKVHQRIHSGQGLHLCSHCGKGFPSFSDLKTHKCGQTGDKPYCCTVCGNKFSRLWNLKLHRRIHTQEKPHRCTMCDKSFTRADILKVHQRTHTGERPYCCTVCGLSFKRLDHLKSHQRKHMTDL comes from the exons ATGTCTGAAACCATAGTAACGTTCCAGTCGCAGCTCTCGGGTGTCATGGAGACGGTGTTCAAAGCCGCCATGTATGAGATCACCCGGCTGGTGGAGGACAGCTTCCTGGAGGAGGTGAGCCGCTGCAGGGAGCAGGTCGAGGCCCTGAAGAGGAGGCTCAAGTGGTCGGAGAGTCGccggaaagagagagaggaggaccgGAGGAGGTGTCTGGACTGTGGGAGAACCGGAGAGGATCCCAACAACCCCAGAGACATAG AGAAAAGTCTTAAACAGGAGAGTATGCTGCAAGAAGAAGATATAAACAGTTCCCAAGACACTGATGGAGAGACACCTTGTCATGAAGCAGAAGACACAAGACCAGAGACCAACAGGGGCATGAAGACCACACAG TCTCCAGGTGTTCAGGGTGAAAAGCTGGACAGACTGCTGAAGGAGGAGGCCCTTCGGATCACTCCAAAAACTAACGAGTCCCAAGAGAGATGGGGAGTCAATATGGACG AAACATCGACATCAGGTCTGCCGGGGCCCAGCAAACGTTTCAGTGACCAGAAGCTCCCAAAGTGCCACATTAACTGGGACGCCGGCTTCGACCAGAGGCCAGAATCAGGACAAGGAACCCACTCAGCCAACACATCTGAACCTCTTTTCCAGAACAGGTACGGTATGGAAGATCTGGGAGGATTTGACAAGACTGGCTACGGAGACTCCACTGTGATAGACATGGGCAACTTGGATGGGTTACAAGGGTCACCGTCCCACCTGGGGGAGGATCTGAGTTACATGGGGCACTACGAGggggaagcagcagcagaaggagcCGGGCATCAAGTTTACCAAGTGGGAGCCGCACGGAACAGAAGAGGCGCGGTTGGTTCACCCGTAGGGTCTCCCTCAAGGACTAACGTTGATGTAAGTGGAGAGCTCAGCTGTTTATTGATCAATGAAGAAGGGTATCTACAGGACCCCAGTATCCTGTACCCTGAACATGTGTCTGGTGATGCAGGCGGCAGGTTGAACTTCAGGGGCCAGGGCATAGAAAACACAGAGGATATGTATGGGCCCTCAGACGCTTACAGTGCTAGCTTAAACCTGGGAGAGAGGCTGCAGCATCAGGTTGGAGGGAGAGCAGGAAGGAGGCACTCCTGTAACCAGTGCTCCATGTCCTTCCCTGATCCGGCTTCACTAAAAGCCCACAAGCAGACACACAAAGGCACCGGACAAGTGCCACCGTACTCCTGCACCCAGTGCGGGAAAACCTTCACTCAAGCTTGTAACCTCAAAGTCCACCAGAGGATCCACTCAGGGCAGGGGCTCCACCTCTGCAGCCACTGCGGGAAAGGTTTCCCTTCGTTCTCCGACCTAAAGACACACAAGTGCGGCCAGACGGGCGACAAACCATACTGCTGCACCGTGTGCGGGAACAAGTTCAGCCGCCTCTGGAACCTGAAATTGCACCGGAGAATTCACACGCAGGAAAAACCGCACCGGTGCACCATGTGCGATAAGAGCTTCACGCGGGCGGACATACTGAAGGTTCaccagcgcacacacacaggggagagACCGTACTGCTGCACCGTGTGTGGCCTCAGCTTCAAACGGCTCGATCATCTGAAGTCACACCAACGCAAACACATGACAGATCTATAG